One genomic region from Panthera tigris isolate Pti1 chromosome D1, P.tigris_Pti1_mat1.1, whole genome shotgun sequence encodes:
- the LOC102970454 gene encoding olfactory receptor 51L1-like has product MVFFNGSSYRPFLLSGFPGLEDSHPVISILFCVLYLIALMGNVTILVVIKVERSLHTPMYFFLSMLAASDLGICATTLPTLLKLFWFNVLEIDFDACLIQMFFIHVFSLMESGILLTMAFDRYVAISNPLRYTTVLTDSTIAKIGVGLLLRAVAVIFPGPFLIKRLRFCKANVLSHSYCLHPDIIKLSCSDHRINSIYGLIIILITFGVDSVLILLSYLKILITVLGIASREEQFKALNTCVSHICAVLLVYVPMLGVSIIHRFGKHVPSMVHIIMGYIYLLIPPVLNPVVYCVKTREIRTRILGNLLKL; this is encoded by the coding sequence ATGGTCTTCTTCAATGGTAGTAGCTACAGACCTTTTCTTCTGAGTGGTTTTCCTGGTCTGGAAGACTCACATCCAgtgatttccattttgttttgtgtcctcTACCTGATTGCCCTAATGGGTAACGTCACCATCTTAGTGGTTATTAAAGTGGAACGGTCACTTCATACACCCATGTACTTTTTTCTCTCCATGCTGGCTGCTAGTGACCTTGGAATCTGTGCTAccaccctgcccaccctgctCAAGCTTTTCTGGTTTAATGTTCTGGAAATAGACTTTGATGCCTGCCTCATCCAGATGTTCTTTATCCATGTGTTTTCCTTAATGGAGTCAGGCATCCTCCTCACCATGGCTtttgaccgctatgtggccatctccAACCCACTCAGGTACACTACTGTTTTGACTGATTCTACCATTGCCAAGATAGGTGTGGGGCTTCTGCTACGGGCTGTGGCTGTCATCTTCCCAGGACCCTTTCTCATCAAACGACTGAGGTTTTGTAAGGCTAATGTGCTCTCCCACTCATACTGCCTGCACCCAGATATAATCAAGCTCTCTTGTTCTGACCACCGAATAAATAGCATCTATGGCCTCATCATCATTCTCATCACCTTTGGTGTGGACTCTGTACTCATTCTCCTATCTTATTTGAAAATCCTGATTACTGTGCTAGGCATTGCCTCCCGGGAAGAACAATTTAAGGCCCTTAACACTTGTGTCTCCCACATCTGTGCTGTGCTTCTGGTTTATGTCCCTATGCTGGGTGTATCCATTATCCATCGCTTTGGGAAACATGTTCCATCTATGGTGCACATTATCATGGGTTATATATACCTATTGATTCCTCCTGTTCTCAACCCTGTTGTATACTGTGTTAAAACCCGAGAGATACGTACCCGTATTCTAGGTAATCTACTGAAATTATAG
- the LOC102962374 gene encoding olfactory receptor 51L1-like produces the protein MTTLNSSNTLSSTFYLSGIPGYEEFHHWISIPFCLLYLVGIMGNCTILHIVRTDPRLHQPMYYFLAMLSLTDMGMSMPTMISLFRVLWSISREIQFSTCVVQMFFIHTFSFTESSVLLAMAFDRYVAICHPLRYATILTPRLIMKIGIAALLRSACAMIPLLARLAFFPFCHSHILSHSYCLHQDMIRLACADTLFNVIYGLLLVVVLWGMDSLGIFVSYVYILHSILKIASREGRLKALNTCASHICVVLILYVPMMGLSIVHRFAKHSSPLIHIFMAHIYLLVPPVLNPIIYSMKTKQIRQGVLYLLLRTKTGSTMS, from the coding sequence ATGACAACCTTAAACTCCAGTAATACCCTGTCCTCCACATTCTATCTCTCAGGTATCCCTGGCTATGAGGAATTTCACCACTGGATATCCATTCCATTCTGTCTCCTGTACCTTGTTGGAATCATGGGTAACTGCACCATCCTGCATATTGTTCGGACAGACCCCAGGCTCCATCAGCCCATGTACTACTTTCTGGCCATGCTTTCTCTCACCGACATGGGCATGTCCATGCCCACCATGATATCACTCTTCAGGGTGTTGTGGTCCATTTCCAGGGAAATCCAGTTCAGTACCTGTGTGGTCCAAATGTTTTTCATTCACACTTTCTCCTTCACGGAATCATCTGTGCTCTTGGCCATGGCCTTTGACCGCTACGTGGCTATCTGCCACCCTCTACGATATGCTACCATTCTCACCCCAAGACTTATCATGAAAATTGGAATTGCAGCCCTGCTTAGGAGTGCCTGTGCCATGATTCCACTTCTGGCTCGGctggccttctttcctttctgccacTCTCACATCCTTTCTCATTCATATTGTCTGCACCAGGACATGATCCGCCTTGCCTGTGCTGACACCCTGTTTAATGTTATATATGGGTTGCTTCTTGTTGTTGTGCTGTGGGGAATGGACTCTCTGGGTATTTTTGTGTCTTATGTGTACATCCTTCACTCTATATTAAAAATTGCATCACGTGAAGGGCGGCTTAAGGCTCTCAACACGTGTGCGTCTCACATCTGTGTTGTACTCATTTTATATGTGCCTATGATGGGGCTATCCATTGTCCACCGTTTTGCCAAACACTCCTCCCCACTGATACATATCTTCATGGCTCACATCTACTTATTGGTTCCACCTGTGCTCAATCCAATCATCTATAGTATGAAGACCAAACAGATCCGCCAAGGAGTCCTCTACCTACTTCTCCGCACAAAAACCGGTTCTACTATGTCTTAA
- the LOC102962667 gene encoding olfactory receptor 51L1-like → MTTLNSSNTLSSTFYLSGIPGYEEFHHWISIPFCLLYLVGIMGNCTILHIVRTDPRLHQPMYYFLAMLSLTDMGMSMPTMISLFRVLWSISREIQFSTCVVQMFFIHTFSFTESSVLLAMAFDRYVAICHPLRYATILTPRLIMKIGIAALLRSACAMIPLLARLAFFPFCHSHILSHSYCLHQDMIRLACADTKFNVIYGLVLISVLWGMDSLGIFVSYVYILHSILKIASREGRLKALNTCASHICAVLILYVPMIGLSIVHRFAKHSSPLIHIFMAHIYLLVPPVLNPIIYSVKTKQIRQGVLYLLLHTKISSTMM, encoded by the coding sequence ATGACAACCTTAAACTCCAGTAATACCCTGTCCTCCACATTCTATCTCTCAGGTATCCCTGGCTATGAGGAATTTCACCACTGGATATCCATTCCATTCTGTCTCCTGTACCTTGTTGGAATCATGGGTAACTGCACCATCCTGCATATTGTTCGGACAGACCCCAGGCTCCATCAGCCCATGTACTACTTTCTGGCCATGCTTTCCCTCACCGACATGGGCATGTCCATGCCCACCATGATATCACTCTTCAGGGTGTTGTGGTCCATTTCCAGGGAAATCCAGTTCAGTACCTGTGTGGTCCAAATGTTTTTCATTCACACTTTCTCCTTCACGGAATCATCTGTGCTCTTGGCCATGGCCTTTGACCGCTACGTGGCTATCTGCCACCCTCTACGATATGCTACCATTCTCACCCCAAGACTTATCATGAAAATTGGAATTGCAGCCCTGCTTAGGAGTGCCTGTGCCATGATTCCACTTCTGGCTCGGctggccttctttcctttctgccacTCTCACATCCTTTCTCATTCATATTGTCTGCACCAGGACATGATCCGCCTTGCCTGTGCTGACACCAAGTTTAATGTTATATATGGGTTGGTTCTAATCAGTGTGCTGTGGGGAATGGACTCTCTGGGTATTTTTGTGTCTTATGTGTACATCCTTCACTCTATATTAAAAATTGCATCACGTGAAGGGCGGCTTAAGGCTCTCAACACGTGTGCGTCTCACATCTGTGCTGTACTCATCCTATATGTGCCTATGATTGGGTTATCTATCGTCCATCGTTTTGCCAAACACTCCTCCCCATTGATCCATATCTTCATGGCTCACATCTACTTATTGGTTCCACCTGTGCTCAATCCAATCATCTATAGTGTGAAGACCAAACAGATCCGTCAAGGAGTCCTCTACCTACTTCTccacacaaaaatcagttctaCTATGATGTAG